The proteins below come from a single Streptomyces sp. B3I8 genomic window:
- a CDS encoding DUF721 domain-containing protein, with the protein MTTDEPTPGARPGGSPDTRPGAQPGGTPGAQPGRAPGATPEPSGVDLARVALRAAKEQARARGEAAAQQRRGNRRQGGARSGARRDGRDPLALGAAINRLITERGWETPAAVGGVMGRWPAIVGEELARHCDPEKYDEDERVLTVRCDSTAWATNLRLLAPQLVARLNQDLGQGAVRLIKVQGPGGPARRYGPLRAPGSTGPGDTYG; encoded by the coding sequence ATGACGACGGACGAACCCACCCCCGGCGCGCGGCCCGGCGGCTCACCTGACACGCGGCCGGGCGCACAGCCGGGTGGCACCCCCGGCGCGCAACCCGGCCGTGCCCCGGGCGCGACCCCCGAGCCCTCCGGCGTGGACCTCGCCCGTGTCGCCCTGCGCGCCGCGAAGGAACAGGCCCGCGCCCGGGGCGAGGCGGCGGCGCAGCAGCGGCGCGGCAACCGGCGCCAGGGCGGCGCGCGTTCCGGCGCGCGCCGGGACGGCCGCGACCCCCTGGCGCTCGGCGCCGCCATCAACCGGCTGATCACCGAGCGGGGCTGGGAGACGCCCGCCGCGGTGGGCGGGGTGATGGGCCGCTGGCCGGCGATCGTCGGCGAGGAACTGGCCCGGCACTGCGACCCGGAGAAGTACGACGAGGACGAGCGGGTGCTGACCGTGCGGTGCGACTCCACGGCGTGGGCGACCAACCTGCGGTTGCTCGCCCCTCAGCTGGTGGCCCGCCTCAACCAGGACCTCGGCCAGGGCGCAGTCCGGCTGATCAAGGTGCAGGGCCCGGGCGGTCCCGCACGCCGTTACGGGCCGCTCAGGGCCCCCGGGAGCACCGGCCCCGGCGACACCTACGGGTGA